In Chitinophaga sp. HK235, a single window of DNA contains:
- a CDS encoding RHS repeat-associated core domain-containing protein — protein sequence MLVSNKHFTPVIGLDIHIVILLGFPVPLPHPYIGLVIDPMDYVPFIGATTKINHVPRGKSDTSGKLVFLVHIPMGGPFLMAPMIGHDSVNFYGSKKVKVEGNLMSPSGHMLMTCNDIGMPLSLSPGKKFIPIPSLYLPTSYSIPLSFGKPVMVGGPYVPDWAGVLLNLMMSYGFGALMKGLGKAGKKALTKFNHALKNKIGSNKLSKALCKKGFEPVDLVQGIVIYDGCDFELPGPIPLKWERSWNSDSPFEGLLGHGTHLGYDLRIQEFPEEDATVALLGDGRSALFDTLSYPGNSEYNRHEQLLLTRANIEEYTLFSYENRQTCTFRKLHPADKQYRLISITDERGFMISFHYNSAGHLLRIIDSAGRHLTIDSDNAGRITCVIAHHKGEKRELVRYAYNEAGDLSELIDPLGQITYMHYRDHLMVKKTDRNGASFYWEYDKKGRCIHTTGDEGLLEGWLEYQPAEGFNRITNTKGTTTYYYTADFVVSQIKDALGNSTFLEYTEDMELYRGIDPEGNVTGYTYDELGNRTSVVLPDGSTQTTLYDTSGRTILEEDATGNSRTYVYYGGNSQIHTITESIGRISIHRYNAQNLLHKIETEDGQATLLSYDDDFNLTSVLMPDDSRTTWIYDRWGRCITMTSPLDAKQEIRYDLLDRATELRLGGGNHVQVQYDAYDDITLIQDKERQICLSYTPLGKIKRREENGTSVQFIYDKEEDLTGVVNEQGETYRITRDANGNMISDTGFDGLVRHYQRDSAGKIIRIQRPGNKWTQLEYDSNGKIIRTEQHDGSWETFGYDRNGAMTEAINQYSTVRFQRDQRGRVVSEWQDGHLVNSRFDAAGCRISVTSSIGANIRFDWNNINGLTGIFARTTGQEDDWTARIERNLLGQEIARYLPGNVNGYWNYGSAGMASSHKVSVNEHITRHRQYLWDSHHRLKQVLNMLNQQLRKYGYDAENRLTWAQYENGQTGYRSPDRTGNLFETATRQDRKYSAGGRLLETNQARYTYDDEGNLIRKIVVAGITPTTWEYRWYANGLLEAVTRPDGSTVSFRYDALGRRTEKTLKNRITRFIWNADVPLHEWTYPEAERPRVTINEYGEIEWSYPEPIPLDTLTTWVFEDDNFTLSAKITGQQRYSIIGDHLGTPCEAYDETGNKVWAADMDIYGQVHTLRGDKYFIPFRYAGQYEDVETGLAYNRFRYYDASAGIYISQDPLGLDGENLNFYSYVHDNNTQIDPFGLKLVTVYHYTSKKNYNAIRSQNPIKFKASSPVKGHPKGVYVTPKSPEVLSQSTNGFKKLGLTGEKSSHFFEFQIDDSKLKSIKGDRGEFIKFIEGDLEVPKENVLRHGVTPCR from the coding sequence ATGCTTGTCAGTAATAAGCACTTTACCCCGGTGATTGGACTCGACATTCATATTGTCATCCTGCTGGGTTTTCCTGTTCCCCTGCCCCACCCCTACATCGGGCTGGTGATAGATCCGATGGATTATGTGCCTTTCATTGGCGCCACCACCAAAATAAATCATGTTCCCCGCGGCAAAAGTGATACCAGCGGGAAGCTGGTGTTTCTGGTCCATATCCCAATGGGAGGACCTTTCCTGATGGCCCCGATGATAGGACATGATTCAGTGAATTTCTACGGCAGTAAAAAAGTAAAAGTGGAGGGTAACCTCATGAGCCCTTCCGGACATATGCTGATGACCTGCAATGATATCGGCATGCCTTTGTCTCTTTCGCCTGGTAAAAAATTCATTCCTATTCCCAGCCTGTATCTGCCTACTTCCTATTCCATACCACTGTCTTTCGGAAAGCCTGTGATGGTTGGGGGCCCTTACGTTCCGGACTGGGCAGGTGTGTTATTAAACCTGATGATGTCGTATGGTTTCGGCGCACTGATGAAGGGACTGGGAAAAGCTGGCAAGAAGGCACTTACAAAATTCAATCATGCCCTGAAAAATAAGATCGGCAGCAATAAACTCAGCAAAGCGCTCTGCAAGAAAGGTTTTGAGCCTGTAGATCTGGTACAGGGTATCGTTATCTATGATGGTTGCGACTTTGAACTGCCAGGTCCTATCCCGCTGAAATGGGAGCGCTCCTGGAACAGCGATAGTCCTTTTGAAGGGCTGCTGGGGCATGGCACTCACCTGGGTTATGATCTTCGTATACAGGAATTTCCTGAAGAAGATGCTACAGTGGCACTACTGGGAGATGGCCGCAGCGCGTTGTTTGATACATTGTCCTACCCCGGCAACAGTGAATATAACAGACATGAACAGTTACTACTTACCAGAGCTAACATAGAAGAATACACGCTTTTCAGCTACGAAAACCGGCAAACCTGTACTTTCCGCAAGCTACATCCTGCAGACAAGCAATACCGCCTGATCAGCATTACAGATGAAAGAGGATTTATGATCAGCTTTCATTACAACAGTGCCGGGCATCTGCTGCGGATTATAGACAGTGCCGGCCGACACCTGACTATCGACAGCGACAACGCCGGTCGTATCACCTGTGTTATAGCTCACCACAAAGGAGAGAAAAGAGAACTGGTACGTTACGCCTATAATGAGGCCGGGGACCTTTCCGAACTGATTGATCCATTAGGTCAGATAACGTATATGCATTACCGTGACCATCTGATGGTAAAGAAAACAGACCGCAATGGAGCCTCTTTTTACTGGGAGTATGATAAAAAAGGTCGTTGTATTCACACCACCGGTGATGAAGGGCTACTGGAAGGATGGCTGGAATATCAGCCGGCAGAGGGTTTTAATCGTATCACCAATACCAAAGGTACTACCACCTACTATTACACAGCGGATTTTGTGGTATCGCAGATAAAAGACGCACTGGGTAATTCCACTTTCCTGGAATATACGGAAGATATGGAGTTGTACCGGGGGATAGACCCAGAGGGTAATGTTACCGGATATACGTATGATGAGTTGGGGAACAGGACCAGTGTGGTGTTGCCGGATGGCAGTACCCAAACCACGCTCTATGATACTTCCGGCAGGACCATACTGGAAGAGGATGCCACCGGTAACAGCCGGACCTATGTCTACTACGGGGGAAACAGCCAGATACACACTATTACTGAATCCATCGGTCGTATCAGCATACACCGATATAATGCACAAAACCTTCTTCATAAAATTGAAACAGAAGATGGGCAGGCAACCCTGTTAAGTTATGACGATGATTTTAACCTCACCAGTGTCCTTATGCCAGATGACAGCCGAACGACATGGATCTATGACAGATGGGGCAGATGCATCACCATGACCAGCCCGTTGGATGCCAAACAAGAAATCCGTTACGATCTGCTGGACAGGGCAACGGAACTCAGACTGGGAGGAGGCAATCATGTACAGGTCCAATACGATGCCTATGACGACATAACCCTCATTCAGGACAAAGAACGCCAGATATGTCTTTCCTATACACCACTCGGCAAAATCAAACGACGGGAAGAAAATGGTACCAGCGTCCAATTTATCTATGATAAAGAAGAAGACCTGACCGGCGTGGTAAACGAACAGGGAGAAACTTACCGTATCACTCGCGATGCCAACGGCAATATGATCAGTGATACCGGTTTTGACGGACTAGTCCGGCATTATCAACGGGACAGCGCCGGGAAAATCATCCGTATTCAACGTCCGGGCAACAAATGGACCCAGCTTGAATATGACAGCAACGGGAAAATCATCCGGACCGAACAACATGATGGTAGCTGGGAGACCTTCGGCTACGACCGTAATGGGGCTATGACAGAGGCCATCAACCAATATAGCACGGTCCGTTTTCAGCGTGATCAACGGGGACGGGTAGTATCTGAATGGCAGGATGGCCATCTGGTCAACAGCCGTTTCGATGCAGCCGGCTGCCGTATCTCCGTTACAAGCAGTATCGGCGCCAATATCCGTTTTGATTGGAACAATATCAATGGGCTCACCGGCATCTTTGCCAGGACAACCGGCCAGGAAGACGACTGGACCGCCCGGATTGAAAGAAATCTGTTGGGTCAGGAAATCGCGCGGTATCTACCGGGTAACGTTAACGGTTATTGGAACTACGGCAGCGCAGGCATGGCATCATCCCATAAGGTGAGCGTCAATGAGCACATCACCCGACACCGGCAATACCTCTGGGATAGCCACCACCGGTTGAAACAGGTGCTGAACATGTTGAACCAGCAACTAAGAAAATATGGCTACGATGCAGAGAACCGGCTGACATGGGCGCAGTATGAAAACGGGCAAACCGGTTACCGCAGCCCGGACCGTACCGGCAATCTGTTTGAGACAGCCACCCGGCAGGATAGGAAATACAGTGCGGGAGGCAGACTGCTGGAAACGAACCAGGCACGCTACACCTACGATGACGAAGGAAACCTGATCCGTAAAATAGTGGTTGCAGGCATCACTCCGACCACCTGGGAATATCGCTGGTATGCCAATGGTCTGTTGGAGGCAGTCACCCGGCCCGACGGATCCACGGTGTCTTTCCGGTATGATGCACTAGGAAGGAGAACAGAAAAAACCTTAAAGAACCGGATTACCAGATTCATATGGAATGCCGATGTTCCCCTTCATGAATGGACATATCCGGAAGCAGAGCGTCCCCGTGTTACCATCAATGAATATGGGGAAATTGAATGGAGCTATCCGGAACCTATACCCCTGGATACTCTCACCACCTGGGTTTTTGAAGATGATAACTTTACCCTGTCAGCTAAAATTACCGGACAGCAACGTTATTCCATTATTGGAGATCACCTCGGAACTCCCTGCGAAGCCTATGATGAAACCGGGAATAAAGTGTGGGCTGCCGATATGGATATTTATGGCCAGGTCCACACCTTACGAGGCGACAAATATTTTATCCCTTTCCGGTATGCCGGGCAATATGAAGACGTTGAAACAGGGTTAGCCTACAACCGTTTTCGGTATTACGATGCATCTGCGGGCATATACATCAGTCAGGACCCCCTTGGGCTGGATGGAGAAAATCTTAACTTTTATTCATATGTACATGATAACAACACACAGATAGACCCATTTGGATTAAAATTAGTCACGGTTTACCACTACACAAGCAAAAAGAATTATAACGCTATTCGGTCTCAAAACCCTATAAAATTTAAAGCCAGTTCTCCGGTTAAAGGGCATCCGAAAGGAGTCTATGTAACACCCAAATCTCCTGAGGTATTATCTCAATCAACAAATGGATTTAAGAAACTAGGTCTTACCGGGGAAAAATCATCTCATTTCTTTGAATTTCAAATTGATGATTCTAAATTAAAGTCTATCAAGGGAGATCGAGGTGAGTTTATTAAATTTATAGAGGGAGACCTTGAAGTACCAAAGGAAAATGTCTTAAGGCATGGAGTTACTCCTTGCAGATAA
- the ilvA gene encoding threonine ammonia-lyase IlvA: MSSNLIAGVNPLNILDASVKLKPVVNRTPLTYSATLSRRYNCDVYLKREDMQIVRSYKLRGAYNLISSLPADLLAKGVTCASAGNHAQGFAYACKALNIKGVVFMPIITPKQKVNQVNMFGGDNIEIRLIGDTFDDCSAEAQAFTATSGMTFIPPFDNAKIIEGQGTVAVEILEDQTNIDYLFVPVGGGGLAAGVGTYFRTYSPKTRIIGVEPEGAASMQRALENGGPVTLQEIERFVDGAAVKRVGTLNYEICREVLDQMHPVPEGMVCSTILKLYNEDAIVVEPAGALSITALQDFVEEIKGKKVVCIISGSNNDIDRMQEIKERSLLYEGLKHYFIVRFAQRPGALREFLNHILGPNDDITRFEFIQKHNKETGPALVGIELKCREDYDTLIANFRKYNFQFTELNKDDNLFGYLV; the protein is encoded by the coding sequence ATGTCCTCTAATCTAATAGCTGGCGTTAACCCGCTCAATATCCTCGATGCATCGGTGAAATTGAAGCCCGTGGTTAATCGCACTCCGTTGACTTATAGCGCTACTCTTTCCCGCCGCTATAACTGTGATGTATATCTGAAAAGAGAGGATATGCAGATTGTACGCTCCTATAAACTGCGCGGAGCCTACAACCTGATCAGCAGCCTGCCTGCCGATCTGCTGGCAAAAGGCGTAACCTGCGCCAGCGCCGGAAATCACGCACAGGGCTTTGCTTATGCCTGTAAAGCCTTAAATATCAAAGGCGTGGTTTTTATGCCCATCATCACACCAAAGCAAAAAGTAAATCAGGTGAATATGTTCGGCGGCGACAACATCGAAATACGCCTGATCGGCGATACCTTCGATGATTGCTCTGCTGAAGCCCAGGCTTTCACTGCAACCAGCGGCATGACTTTCATCCCTCCCTTCGACAACGCTAAAATCATCGAAGGCCAGGGAACCGTGGCAGTAGAAATTCTGGAAGATCAAACCAATATCGACTATCTCTTTGTACCTGTAGGCGGTGGCGGCCTTGCCGCAGGCGTAGGCACCTACTTCAGGACCTATAGCCCCAAAACCCGCATCATCGGCGTGGAACCCGAAGGAGCTGCTTCCATGCAACGTGCCCTCGAAAACGGCGGCCCTGTTACCCTCCAGGAAATTGAACGTTTTGTTGATGGTGCAGCTGTAAAAAGAGTAGGTACCCTCAACTACGAGATCTGCCGGGAAGTGCTGGACCAGATGCACCCCGTACCGGAAGGTATGGTATGCTCTACCATCCTGAAATTATACAATGAAGACGCCATCGTGGTAGAACCCGCCGGCGCCCTCTCTATCACTGCCCTCCAGGATTTTGTGGAAGAAATCAAAGGAAAGAAAGTAGTCTGCATCATCAGCGGCAGCAACAACGATATCGACCGTATGCAGGAAATAAAAGAACGTTCCCTGCTCTACGAAGGACTCAAGCATTACTTTATTGTACGTTTTGCACAACGTCCTGGTGCACTCAGAGAATTCCTGAACCATATTCTCGGGCCCAATGATGATATCACCCGCTTCGAATTTATTCAGAAACACAATAAGGAAACAGGCCCCGCACTCGTAGGTATAGAACTGAAGTGCAGAGAGGATTATGATACCCTCATCGCCAATTTCCGGAAATATAATTTTCAGTTCACCGAACTGAATAAAGACGATAACCTGTTTGGTTATCTGGTTTAA
- the ilvC gene encoding ketol-acid reductoisomerase → MATINFGGVLEEVVTREEFPMEKAREVLKNEVIAVIGYGVQGPGQALNLKDNGFNVIVGQRKNSKTWDKAVADGWVPGETLFDIEEAAAKGTIIQFLLSDAGQITLWPTLKQHLTPGKALYFSHGFGITYKEQTGIIPPADVDVILVAPKGSGTSLRRLFLAGQGLNSSFAIFQDATGRAKERAVALGIGVGSGYLFETDFKKEVFSDLTGERGSLMGCIQGIFAAQYETLRRNGHSPSEAFNETVEELTQSLMPLVAENGMDWMYANCSTTAQRGALDWWKKFKDATQPVFDELYASVAAGKEAARSIASNSTPDYREKLNEELKELRESEMWQAGAAVRKLRPNA, encoded by the coding sequence ATGGCAACCATCAATTTTGGAGGTGTACTCGAAGAAGTAGTAACCAGGGAAGAGTTCCCAATGGAAAAAGCAAGGGAAGTCCTGAAAAACGAAGTGATCGCAGTTATCGGCTATGGTGTACAAGGCCCCGGCCAGGCACTGAACCTGAAAGATAACGGCTTCAATGTTATCGTTGGTCAACGTAAAAATTCCAAAACCTGGGATAAAGCGGTAGCTGATGGCTGGGTTCCGGGCGAAACTTTATTCGATATCGAAGAAGCTGCTGCTAAAGGTACTATCATTCAGTTCCTGTTGTCTGATGCAGGTCAGATCACCCTGTGGCCTACACTGAAACAGCACCTGACTCCTGGTAAAGCACTGTACTTCTCCCATGGATTTGGTATTACCTATAAAGAGCAGACTGGCATCATTCCTCCTGCTGATGTAGACGTAATCCTGGTAGCTCCCAAAGGTTCCGGTACTTCTCTGCGCCGCCTGTTCCTGGCTGGTCAGGGTCTGAACTCCAGCTTCGCTATCTTCCAGGATGCTACCGGCCGCGCTAAAGAACGCGCAGTAGCACTGGGTATCGGCGTAGGCTCCGGTTACCTGTTCGAAACAGATTTCAAAAAAGAAGTATTCTCCGACCTCACCGGCGAACGTGGTTCACTGATGGGTTGTATCCAGGGTATCTTCGCTGCTCAATACGAAACACTGCGCAGAAATGGTCACTCCCCTTCTGAAGCATTCAACGAAACTGTAGAAGAGCTGACTCAGTCACTGATGCCGCTCGTTGCTGAAAACGGTATGGACTGGATGTACGCTAACTGCTCCACTACTGCACAACGTGGTGCTCTCGACTGGTGGAAGAAATTTAAAGACGCTACCCAGCCTGTATTTGACGAGCTGTATGCCAGCGTTGCCGCCGGTAAAGAAGCTGCCCGTTCTATCGCTTCCAACAGTACTCCTGACTATCGCGAGAAACTGAACGAAGAACTGAAAGAACTGCGCGAAAGCGAAATGTGGCAGGCTGGTGCTGCTGTTCGCAAGCTCAGACCTAATGCATAA
- the ilvN gene encoding acetolactate synthase small subunit yields the protein MQKEYTVTVYTEDRIGITNRITIIFTRRGINITSLTTAETEIPGVYKFIITVMSTREKLDKVVGQIERLIEIHRAFVHEEEEVVYQELALYKISTRSLDTGDIERLIRENQARILTITADYFVIEKTGHQQELTDFIKKLEPYGLIEYSKSGRVAIVKWSRRFHEHLKELQAVPES from the coding sequence ATGCAAAAAGAATATACAGTTACGGTTTATACGGAAGACCGTATTGGTATCACCAACCGTATCACCATAATCTTTACCCGCAGAGGGATCAATATCACCAGTCTTACCACTGCTGAAACCGAGATTCCTGGCGTGTATAAGTTCATTATAACGGTGATGTCTACACGTGAGAAACTGGATAAGGTGGTTGGTCAGATTGAAAGACTGATTGAAATTCACCGTGCCTTTGTACACGAGGAGGAGGAAGTGGTGTACCAGGAACTGGCATTGTATAAAATTTCTACACGGTCACTGGATACCGGCGATATCGAAAGACTGATCCGTGAAAATCAGGCACGTATCCTGACCATCACGGCAGACTATTTCGTGATCGAGAAAACCGGCCACCAGCAGGAGCTGACAGACTTCATCAAAAAGCTGGAACCCTATGGTCTGATCGAATATTCCAAAAGCGGAAGAGTCGCGATCGTCAAATGGAGCCGCCGCTTCCACGAACATCTGAAAGAACTGCAGGCAGTACCGGAATCATAA
- the ilvB gene encoding biosynthetic-type acetolactate synthase large subunit: MQQKDVLPMKAEEADKRLAAKPVISGAEAVIRSLIAEGVDTIFGYPGGAIMPIYDALYDFQDKVHHILVRHEQGATHAAQGYARSSGRTGVAFATSGPGATNLVTGLADAYMDSTPMVCITGQVGAALLGTDAFQETDVIGITMPITKWNIQVTRQEDIPGAIAKAFYIARSGRPGPVLVDITKNAQFGEFEYEYIPCTAIRSYQPVPQLNQDAVTAAAAVINEAKKPFLLVGHGVLLSGAEKALIALAEKAQIPMASTLLGLSAVPVDHPLYVGMLGMHGNYGPNVLTGECDTLIAVGMRFDDRVTGDVESYANKAKVIHIEIDAAEINKIIKADVALHADAKTALEALLEEVNPASHEEWLAEFQAAHQKEYDKVQHRELYPEAGELKMAEVIRLISEKTKGEAVLVTDVGQHQMVASRYYRFKNPNTNITSGGMGTMGFSLPAAMGAKMGTPEKEVVAIIGDGCFQMTLQELGTIYQSKIGVKIVILNNNFLGMVRQWQQLFFDKRYSSTEMVNPDFVQIAKGFYIPGKKITAREDISAAIDEMLAHNGAYLLEVVVEKEDNVFPMVPAGAPIANIRLE, translated from the coding sequence ATGCAACAGAAGGATGTGTTACCGATGAAGGCTGAGGAAGCTGATAAACGGTTGGCCGCTAAACCTGTTATCTCCGGTGCAGAAGCCGTAATCCGTTCCCTCATCGCTGAAGGAGTGGATACCATCTTCGGATACCCCGGCGGTGCTATCATGCCAATCTATGATGCGCTGTACGATTTCCAGGACAAGGTCCATCATATACTGGTGAGGCATGAACAGGGTGCTACACACGCAGCCCAGGGTTATGCCCGCAGCTCCGGCAGAACAGGAGTGGCCTTTGCCACTTCCGGTCCGGGCGCCACCAACCTGGTCACCGGGCTGGCAGATGCTTATATGGACAGTACACCGATGGTGTGCATCACCGGTCAGGTAGGTGCAGCCCTGCTGGGTACAGACGCTTTCCAGGAAACAGACGTGATCGGCATCACCATGCCCATCACCAAATGGAATATTCAGGTGACCCGCCAGGAAGATATTCCGGGCGCTATCGCCAAAGCTTTTTATATCGCCCGCAGTGGCCGCCCAGGCCCTGTACTGGTGGATATCACCAAAAACGCACAGTTCGGCGAGTTCGAATATGAATATATACCGTGCACGGCTATACGTAGTTATCAACCGGTACCACAACTGAATCAGGATGCTGTAACAGCTGCAGCCGCAGTGATCAACGAAGCGAAAAAACCTTTCCTGCTGGTAGGCCACGGCGTACTGTTATCAGGTGCTGAAAAAGCCCTGATAGCACTGGCAGAAAAAGCACAGATACCCATGGCTTCCACACTGCTGGGCCTCTCCGCTGTTCCGGTAGACCACCCGCTGTATGTAGGTATGCTGGGCATGCATGGCAACTATGGTCCCAACGTGCTCACCGGTGAATGTGATACCCTCATCGCCGTTGGTATGCGCTTCGATGACCGTGTAACCGGCGACGTGGAAAGCTATGCCAACAAAGCAAAAGTTATTCACATCGAAATAGATGCCGCCGAGATCAACAAGATCATCAAAGCTGATGTGGCCCTGCATGCAGATGCCAAAACAGCTCTCGAAGCATTGCTGGAGGAAGTAAACCCTGCCAGCCATGAAGAATGGCTCGCTGAATTCCAGGCTGCGCATCAGAAAGAATACGATAAAGTACAACACCGCGAACTGTATCCGGAAGCAGGTGAACTGAAAATGGCGGAAGTAATACGGCTCATCTCCGAAAAAACAAAAGGAGAAGCAGTACTGGTTACAGACGTTGGTCAGCATCAGATGGTAGCTTCCCGCTATTATCGTTTCAAAAACCCGAACACCAACATCACCTCCGGTGGTATGGGTACGATGGGCTTCTCCCTGCCGGCAGCCATGGGCGCTAAAATGGGTACGCCCGAAAAAGAAGTGGTAGCTATTATCGGTGATGGTTGCTTCCAGATGACCTTACAGGAACTGGGAACTATCTATCAGTCCAAAATAGGGGTGAAAATCGTGATCCTGAATAACAACTTCCTTGGCATGGTTCGCCAGTGGCAGCAACTGTTCTTCGACAAACGTTATTCCTCTACCGAAATGGTCAACCCGGATTTCGTTCAGATCGCCAAAGGGTTTTATATCCCCGGCAAAAAAATTACCGCGCGCGAAGATATTTCAGCTGCTATCGATGAAATGCTGGCCCACAACGGTGCTTACCTGTTGGAAGTTGTGGTGGAAAAAGAAGATAACGTATTCCCTATGGTACCGGCAGGTGCCCCAATTGCCAATATCAGACTGGAGTAG
- the ilvD gene encoding dihydroxy-acid dehydratase yields the protein MELNKYSKTITQDPTQPAAQAQLYGIGLTDEDLKKAQVGIASMGYDGNTCNMHLNDLAQDVKKGVWANDLVGLTFHTIGVSDGMSNGTPGMRYSLVSRDLIADSIETVCGAQYYDALITVPGCDKNMPGSLMAMGRLNRPSIMVYGGTIAPGKYKGQDLNIISAFEALGQKMAGTLDEGDFKGIVMNSCPGAGACGGMYTANTMSSAIEALGMSLPYSSSSPALSKEKKEECANAGKYIRLLLEKDIKPRDIMTKEAFENALTVIMALGGSTNAVLHFIAIAKSVGVSVTLEDFQRSSDKTPLIADLKPSGKYLMEDLHNIGGVPLVMKYLLKQGRLHGHCMTVTGKTIAENLESVPDIDFGTQDIIVPVEKPLKVNGHIQILYGNLAEKGSVAKITGKEGEQFKGPARVFDGEFELIAGIQSGRVKKGDVVVIRQVGPKGAPGMPEMLKPTSAIMGVGLGKSVALITDGRFSGGTHGFVVGHITPEAFEGGNIALVQDDDIIEIDAVNNTINMEVSAEELAARRAQWTAPALKVSNGILFKYAKLVKNATEGCVTDEG from the coding sequence ATGGAACTAAATAAATACAGCAAAACGATTACACAGGACCCTACGCAGCCAGCTGCGCAGGCGCAACTATACGGTATCGGCCTTACAGATGAAGACCTGAAAAAAGCCCAGGTAGGTATTGCCAGCATGGGTTATGATGGTAACACCTGTAACATGCACCTCAATGACCTCGCACAGGATGTGAAAAAAGGCGTCTGGGCCAATGATCTGGTCGGACTTACTTTCCACACCATCGGCGTCAGCGACGGTATGAGCAATGGTACACCTGGTATGCGTTACTCCCTGGTAAGCCGCGATCTGATTGCAGATTCCATTGAAACTGTTTGTGGTGCCCAATACTATGATGCACTCATCACCGTGCCTGGCTGCGATAAAAACATGCCTGGTTCACTGATGGCTATGGGTCGCCTCAATCGCCCGTCCATCATGGTTTACGGCGGTACCATCGCACCCGGCAAATATAAAGGCCAGGACCTCAACATCATCTCTGCTTTCGAAGCACTCGGTCAGAAAATGGCCGGCACACTGGACGAAGGCGATTTTAAAGGCATCGTAATGAATTCCTGCCCGGGCGCCGGCGCCTGCGGTGGAATGTACACTGCCAATACGATGTCTTCCGCTATCGAAGCATTGGGTATGAGCCTGCCCTACAGCTCATCCAGCCCCGCCCTGAGCAAGGAAAAAAAGGAAGAATGTGCCAATGCCGGCAAATACATCCGCCTGCTCCTGGAAAAAGATATCAAACCCAGAGACATCATGACCAAAGAGGCATTTGAAAATGCGCTCACAGTGATCATGGCACTGGGTGGTAGTACCAACGCAGTACTGCACTTCATCGCTATCGCAAAATCAGTAGGCGTGTCCGTTACACTGGAAGATTTCCAGCGTTCCAGCGACAAAACCCCGCTGATAGCCGATCTTAAGCCCAGCGGTAAATACCTGATGGAAGACCTGCACAATATCGGCGGCGTTCCATTAGTGATGAAATACCTGCTGAAACAAGGCCGCCTGCATGGTCATTGCATGACCGTGACCGGCAAAACCATCGCTGAAAATCTGGAGTCTGTTCCGGATATCGATTTCGGCACACAGGATATTATCGTTCCCGTGGAGAAGCCGTTGAAAGTCAACGGCCATATCCAGATATTATATGGCAATCTCGCCGAAAAAGGCTCTGTTGCTAAAATCACCGGTAAGGAAGGCGAACAGTTCAAAGGACCTGCCCGCGTATTTGACGGTGAATTTGAACTCATCGCTGGTATTCAGTCCGGTAGAGTGAAAAAGGGTGATGTAGTGGTCATCCGCCAGGTAGGCCCTAAAGGTGCACCCGGTATGCCGGAAATGCTGAAACCTACCAGCGCCATTATGGGCGTAGGACTCGGTAAAAGTGTGGCACTGATTACCGACGGCCGTTTCTCCGGTGGTACTCATGGTTTCGTGGTAGGACATATCACACCGGAGGCTTTCGAAGGTGGTAATATCGCCCTCGTACAAGACGACGACATCATCGAAATAGATGCAGTGAACAATACAATCAATATGGAAGTCAGCGCGGAAGAACTGGCTGCCCGCAGGGCCCAGTGGACCGCTCCGGCATTGAAGGTATCCAATGGAATCTTATTTAAGTACGCAAAACTTGTTAAAAATGCAACAGAAGGATGTGTTACCGATGAAGGCTGA